One stretch of Chryseobacterium indologenes DNA includes these proteins:
- a CDS encoding aldo/keto reductase — translation MKTQILTERHRLGIGGVAIGTAFENITDEEAHTILQMAWNTGIRYYDTSPWYGLTKSERRFGEFLSDKDHTEFIFSTKIGRLFHQVPAAEVPPTMWKNPLNYDFEHNYTADATKRSIEESLQRTGLDHIDIVYIHDLSEDQVGDRYPYFLKQAREGAFKVLSELRNEGVIKAWGMGVNKIEPILDCIESADPDICLSATQYSILEHEDAVDRLLPAVKKAGVQLVSGAGYNSGYIIGRERYNYKDVIPKGMEQRRARIMAIAEKYKINIVDAALHFVLAAEEFASIIPGASKPEQVQKNAEALDIQIPIGFWQELKTEGLIYEKAEVPQ, via the coding sequence ATGAAAACGCAGATTTTAACCGAAAGACACAGATTAGGAATAGGAGGAGTTGCTATAGGAACTGCTTTTGAGAATATAACAGATGAAGAAGCTCATACCATTCTTCAAATGGCCTGGAATACAGGAATAAGATATTATGATACTTCTCCCTGGTATGGTCTTACCAAAAGTGAAAGAAGGTTTGGTGAGTTTCTTAGCGATAAAGATCATACCGAATTTATATTTTCAACAAAAATTGGAAGGCTCTTTCATCAGGTTCCCGCAGCTGAAGTACCGCCTACGATGTGGAAAAACCCTCTGAACTATGATTTTGAGCACAATTACACGGCAGATGCTACCAAAAGGTCTATCGAAGAGAGCCTGCAGAGAACCGGATTGGATCATATTGACATTGTTTATATTCACGATCTGTCTGAAGATCAGGTAGGTGATCGTTATCCTTATTTCCTCAAGCAAGCCAGAGAAGGGGCATTTAAAGTACTTTCAGAACTTCGAAATGAAGGCGTAATCAAAGCCTGGGGAATGGGTGTCAACAAAATTGAACCTATTCTGGATTGCATTGAATCTGCAGACCCTGATATCTGTCTCTCTGCTACACAATACTCTATATTGGAACATGAGGATGCTGTAGACCGGCTTCTTCCCGCCGTTAAAAAAGCGGGGGTACAGTTGGTTTCAGGAGCCGGGTATAACTCAGGATATATTATAGGAAGGGAGCGGTATAATTATAAGGACGTCATTCCGAAAGGAATGGAACAAAGGCGGGCAAGAATTATGGCGATCGCTGAAAAGTATAAGATCAATATTGTAGATGCTGCTCTTCATTTTGTATTGGCTGCAGAGGAATTTGCCTCCATCATTCCAGGGGCCAGTAAACCTGAACAGGTGCAGAAAAACGCAGAAGCTCTTGATATCCAGATTCCTATTGGTTTTTGGCAGGAGCTGAAAACAGAGGGTCTGATTTATGAAAAAGCGGAAGTGCCTCAGTAA
- a CDS encoding response regulator transcription factor has translation MKILIVEDESELAKSISEYLSVENYLCENAATFSEAMSKIEMFEYDCILLDIMLPDGNGLRILEELKKQNKQDGVIIISAKNALDDKIEGLKLGADDYLTKPFHLSELMARVYSIIRRKQFSSSNVVKQNELKIDLLAKTVVVNNESISLTKKEFDLLIYFIGNKNKVISKSTLAEHLSGDFADMLDNHDFVYAHVKNLKKKLYDAGCEHYLKTVYGTGYKWEA, from the coding sequence ATGAAAATTCTAATTGTTGAAGACGAATCAGAACTTGCCAAAAGTATTTCTGAATATTTATCTGTGGAAAATTATCTCTGCGAAAATGCTGCCACTTTCAGTGAGGCGATGAGCAAAATAGAAATGTTCGAATATGACTGTATCTTATTGGATATTATGCTTCCTGACGGAAATGGTCTAAGAATTCTTGAGGAATTAAAAAAACAGAATAAGCAGGATGGCGTCATCATCATTTCTGCAAAAAATGCATTGGATGACAAGATTGAAGGCCTGAAATTGGGAGCTGATGATTATCTCACCAAACCTTTTCACCTTTCTGAACTGATGGCTAGGGTATATTCCATAATCCGTAGAAAACAGTTCAGCAGCTCCAATGTGGTAAAACAGAACGAGCTTAAGATCGATCTTCTGGCGAAAACAGTTGTTGTCAATAACGAATCTATTTCCCTCACCAAAAAAGAATTTGACCTTCTGATTTATTTTATAGGAAACAAAAACAAAGTCATTTCTAAAAGTACCCTTGCAGAACACCTTTCCGGAGACTTCGCAGATATGCTTGATAATCATGATTTTGTGTATGCACATGTCAAAAACCTCAAGAAAAAACTTTATGATGCGGGCTGTGAGCATTATCTTAAAACGGTATATGGAACAGGGTATAAGTGGGAAGCGTAG
- a CDS encoding efflux RND transporter periplasmic adaptor subunit produces the protein MQFKIISIYGLALVFALSSCSGKKEEEKTVYENTKFAKGTENTVHLTNQQIQSVGITTTSLQDRNMEKLIRLNGKAEIAPSHISSVSSIMGGHIKSINVINGSRFSKGQVLAVVEDPQFIQLQQDYLVTKAQLEAARLNFSRQKDLNTSKASSDKTLQTAQADYSTLNATLRGLEEKLRIIGINAKALNTGNIRSKINVYAPFSGFVSKILVNNGQYINPADTLFELINPAGLLLALKVFENDVNDIKVGQEILVYNNQNPDVKSNAKIVSVVPSIENGGSATAIAKLSSVNSQFVKGMYVNAEVNISNRYTQGLPNDAVVSFENKNYVFEDLGKSNYKMIPVITGISDDQFTEVLKADFLQGKKIVQKGAYNLLMMLKNKAE, from the coding sequence ATGCAATTCAAAATAATATCAATATACGGCCTTGCTTTAGTGTTTGCTTTATCATCATGTTCAGGCAAAAAAGAAGAGGAAAAAACAGTTTACGAAAACACAAAATTTGCTAAAGGAACTGAGAATACAGTACATCTTACCAATCAGCAGATTCAGTCTGTAGGCATTACCACGACGTCGCTTCAGGACAGGAACATGGAAAAATTGATACGTCTGAACGGCAAAGCGGAAATTGCTCCATCCCATATCAGCTCTGTTTCAAGCATTATGGGTGGGCATATTAAATCCATCAATGTCATTAATGGAAGTCGTTTCAGTAAAGGTCAGGTATTGGCAGTTGTAGAAGATCCACAATTCATACAGCTTCAGCAGGATTATCTGGTAACCAAAGCTCAACTTGAAGCCGCGAGACTTAACTTTAGCCGTCAGAAAGACCTTAATACAAGCAAAGCGAGCAGTGATAAAACGTTGCAAACCGCTCAGGCAGATTATTCAACCCTCAATGCCACTTTAAGAGGTCTTGAAGAAAAACTAAGGATCATCGGAATCAATGCTAAAGCTTTGAACACAGGAAACATAAGAAGCAAAATTAATGTTTATGCCCCGTTCAGTGGTTTTGTAAGCAAAATTCTGGTCAATAACGGACAGTATATCAATCCCGCAGATACTTTATTCGAATTGATCAATCCGGCTGGACTGCTTTTAGCATTGAAAGTCTTCGAAAACGATGTCAATGACATAAAAGTCGGACAGGAAATCCTGGTATATAATAATCAGAATCCTGATGTGAAATCCAATGCTAAAATCGTAAGCGTAGTTCCAAGCATTGAAAATGGAGGTTCTGCCACAGCTATAGCTAAATTATCGTCCGTAAATTCACAGTTTGTAAAGGGAATGTACGTCAATGCTGAAGTTAATATCAGCAACCGATATACGCAGGGGCTCCCAAATGATGCTGTAGTATCTTTTGAAAATAAAAATTATGTTTTTGAAGACCTAGGAAAATCAAACTATAAGATGATTCCTGTAATCACCGGTATTTCAGATGATCAGTTTACAGAAGTTTTAAAAGCAGATTTCTTACAAGGTAAAAAAATTGTACAGAAAGGAGCATATAACCTTCTGATGATGTTGAAGAATAAGGCTGAATAA
- a CDS encoding sensor histidine kinase, which translates to MNPLLSKTTKPFIIYVLIVLTVSIPVYYFVVDTIWQNELDEHNQIVVEKTAYEFNQLKLSDTDLEKSLELWNHIQPETSIEKISVDRIKGDKMYTTEKHLPFISEQKKERYRCLEKVIYIQGKPYLFTIQTNIEESHETIAVIAMITTFFFIMIVIGLLYLNRRLSKSIWKPFRDTLDQLKTFNLNSQNRIDFPSSDTTEFEELNQSLSKLIERNISAYKTQKEFTENASHELQTPLAIIKNKLDLLLQDQDLTEKQYRIAEDINKALTRSSRINKNLLLLAKIDNHQFDNSETILFDQMLTQSIDMLEEHFEQKNISVEKNIISDIKVNGNSSLTEIMINNLIINAIRHTSPGGSISIQLSDIVFEIANSGTQQLDETLLFKRFSKLSTDSNGSGLGLSIIQEICKFHHWTINYQFKNNHHIFSVRL; encoded by the coding sequence TTGAATCCACTTTTAAGCAAAACCACTAAGCCCTTTATCATTTACGTACTTATTGTTCTGACGGTAAGCATTCCCGTCTATTATTTTGTAGTGGATACCATCTGGCAGAATGAGCTGGATGAGCATAATCAGATTGTTGTGGAGAAAACTGCTTATGAATTCAATCAGCTAAAACTTTCTGATACGGATCTTGAAAAAAGCCTTGAGCTCTGGAATCATATACAGCCTGAAACCAGCATTGAAAAAATTTCAGTAGACCGTATCAAAGGAGATAAAATGTATACCACTGAAAAACATCTCCCGTTTATATCTGAACAAAAGAAGGAACGCTACAGATGTCTTGAAAAAGTAATCTACATTCAGGGGAAGCCTTATCTTTTTACCATACAAACCAATATTGAAGAATCTCATGAAACCATTGCTGTCATTGCCATGATTACTACATTTTTCTTCATTATGATTGTTATTGGACTTTTATATTTAAACAGAAGGCTTTCTAAATCAATATGGAAGCCATTTAGGGATACTTTGGATCAGCTGAAAACTTTCAATTTGAACAGTCAGAACAGAATTGATTTTCCCTCTTCTGACACTACTGAGTTTGAAGAGCTTAATCAATCACTCAGTAAGCTGATAGAGCGTAATATCTCTGCCTATAAAACCCAAAAGGAGTTTACGGAGAATGCTTCCCATGAATTGCAGACCCCATTAGCCATTATCAAAAATAAACTGGATCTTTTACTGCAGGATCAAGATCTTACTGAAAAGCAGTATCGAATTGCTGAAGATATCAATAAAGCACTCACCAGAAGCTCCCGAATCAATAAAAATTTATTACTGCTTGCCAAAATAGATAACCATCAGTTTGATAATTCTGAAACCATTTTGTTTGATCAGATGCTTACTCAAAGTATTGATATGCTTGAAGAACATTTTGAACAGAAAAATATTTCAGTTGAGAAAAATATAATATCTGATATTAAGGTAAATGGTAATAGCAGCCTGACAGAGATCATGATTAATAATCTTATTATTAATGCAATTCGTCATACATCTCCCGGTGGATCTATTTCCATACAATTATCAGATATTGTTTTTGAAATTGCTAATTCCGGAACACAACAACTGGACGAAACCTTATTATTCAAAAGGTTTTCAAAATTATCAACGGATAGTAATGGAAGCGGACTTGGCTTATCCATCATCCAGGAAATCTGCAAATTTCATCATTGGACCATCAATTATCAATTTAAAAATAATCACCATATTTTTTCTGTAAGATTATAG
- a CDS encoding chloride channel protein encodes MKIHNKKKYLSFLKFKRDFQKYGLEKARSYELILHWLNNRLSRNQFLVLSGILVGCTAGLAGVILKTLVHNIHYFITNKVHFEYQILFYIVFPFLGIVLTTLIVLTLFKGQDRKGIGAILYEIAQNSSIVASVKMYSQVIQSAVTVGLGGSAGLESPIAVTGAAIGSNYAQTYRLNYKERTLLLAAGATAGIASAFNAPIAGIMFAFEILLTGVVFTDFIPLVVAAVCGSLLSRILLQEDVLFRFYTREAFNYKNLPYYLILGLVTGLYARYFVIISQKVEHFIKGLKLSKMRKAMFGGAVLSLLCVLFPPLFGEGYETVKAFTNGNTHSIIENSFFRYFEIGDWTIIVFLVLVLLLKAFATSFTIFSGGNGGNFAPSLFAGGTVGYLFALVCQHIGFTDVPVTNLVLVGMAGAMSGVMYAPLTAIFLIAESSFGYDLFIPLMIVSIISYLIAKWFSPISPELKSLADEGKIFTNKHDKNLLFALRTEDFIDKYSQTIQENASITDLFELVKNGDKNIFAIVDDNKALKGVLTLDDIRPYLFNKEADVAQTIAQIMKTPPAVVHPENKPLEILQIFDDTGVWNLPVVNGNNIFIGFISKSSILMSYRKLLKEYSD; translated from the coding sequence GTGAAAATTCACAACAAAAAAAAGTACCTAAGTTTTCTAAAATTTAAGAGAGATTTCCAAAAATACGGACTGGAAAAAGCCCGCAGTTATGAGCTTATCCTGCATTGGCTGAACAATAGACTGAGCAGGAATCAGTTTCTAGTACTTTCCGGAATACTGGTAGGATGTACAGCAGGTTTAGCCGGAGTAATTCTGAAAACCCTGGTACATAATATTCACTACTTCATTACCAATAAAGTTCATTTTGAATATCAGATCCTGTTCTATATCGTTTTTCCTTTTTTAGGAATTGTTCTGACCACATTGATTGTTTTGACATTGTTTAAAGGTCAGGATCGAAAAGGAATTGGGGCTATCCTTTACGAAATTGCACAAAACTCAAGTATTGTAGCCTCTGTAAAGATGTATTCTCAGGTGATCCAAAGTGCGGTTACCGTTGGATTGGGAGGCTCCGCCGGACTGGAAAGCCCTATTGCCGTTACCGGAGCTGCCATAGGATCAAACTATGCACAGACTTACAGACTTAATTACAAGGAACGTACATTATTGCTGGCAGCAGGAGCTACCGCCGGAATTGCATCGGCTTTCAATGCCCCTATTGCCGGAATTATGTTTGCCTTTGAAATTCTCCTTACCGGAGTGGTTTTTACAGATTTTATTCCGTTGGTTGTTGCAGCAGTTTGTGGAAGTCTTTTGTCCAGAATATTACTTCAGGAAGATGTTCTTTTCAGATTTTATACAAGAGAGGCTTTTAACTATAAAAATCTACCCTATTACCTTATTTTAGGTCTTGTAACGGGCCTTTATGCTCGATATTTTGTGATTATCTCCCAAAAAGTAGAACACTTTATAAAAGGGCTTAAGCTTTCAAAAATGCGTAAAGCAATGTTTGGAGGAGCTGTTCTTTCTCTGCTTTGTGTATTGTTCCCTCCTTTATTTGGGGAAGGATATGAAACAGTAAAAGCTTTCACTAACGGAAATACACATTCGATTATCGAAAACAGCTTTTTCAGATATTTTGAAATTGGAGACTGGACGATTATAGTCTTTTTAGTCCTTGTATTACTATTAAAAGCTTTTGCAACTTCATTTACCATATTCAGCGGCGGAAACGGAGGTAATTTTGCCCCTTCTCTTTTTGCCGGCGGAACTGTAGGATATTTATTTGCATTGGTTTGCCAGCATATTGGATTTACAGATGTTCCGGTTACCAATCTTGTTCTGGTAGGAATGGCCGGAGCCATGAGTGGAGTAATGTATGCTCCGCTTACAGCCATATTCCTGATTGCAGAATCCAGCTTTGGATATGATCTGTTTATTCCGCTGATGATTGTATCTATTATATCATACCTTATTGCCAAATGGTTTTCCCCAATTTCTCCGGAATTAAAATCTCTTGCTGATGAAGGAAAGATATTTACCAATAAACATGATAAAAACCTTCTTTTTGCTTTGAGAACAGAGGATTTTATTGATAAATATTCTCAGACTATTCAGGAAAATGCTTCTATTACAGACCTTTTTGAATTGGTAAAGAATGGAGATAAGAATATTTTTGCCATAGTAGATGATAATAAAGCATTAAAAGGTGTTTTAACATTGGACGATATCCGGCCTTATCTTTTTAATAAAGAAGCTGATGTTGCCCAAACGATTGCTCAGATCATGAAGACCCCTCCAGCGGTCGTTCATCCTGAAAATAAACCTCTTGAAATTCTTCAAATTTTTGATGACACTGGCGTATGGAATCTACCTGTTGTTAATGGAAATAATATTTTTATCGGCTTTATTTCCAAGTCTTCTATTCTGATGAGTTATAGAAAACTGTTGAAGGAGTATTCGGATTAA
- a CDS encoding NAD(P)/FAD-dependent oxidoreductase, whose protein sequence is MKKHILIVGGGFAGINLIKSLRNDNRFKITLVDKNNYHFFPPLIYQVATSFIEASNISYPFRKMFSNNKHVNFYMGNLIKINPGDKTIETDTGILSYDYLVLALGTESNFFGMENVRKNALPMKNIEEALYLRNHILLTFEEAARNKDIKQAEKLQNIVIAGGGPTGVELAGMLAEMGKYIAKKEYPEIKLGLSHLYLVDALPSLLSPMSDLAKKTAYEKLKELGVKIILNASVKDYIDCKVILSDGKTIETETLIWTSGVIGKEVPGLPEKSIGRGRRILVDAYNKVVETENIYALGDLCLMLSEKRYPNGHPQLAQVAIQQGKNLADNFKRIEDEKVLEPFQYNDKGSMAIISKYNAVVDLPKHSFKGFIAWLTWLFIHIIPLIGFKNKIQLAFDWFRLFITNNPSIRLILYPKRNT, encoded by the coding sequence ATGAAAAAACACATTCTAATCGTAGGAGGAGGATTTGCCGGAATTAATCTTATCAAATCCCTTAGAAACGATAACCGCTTCAAAATTACCCTGGTCGATAAAAATAATTATCACTTTTTTCCGCCATTGATTTATCAGGTAGCTACTTCTTTTATTGAAGCATCTAATATCAGCTATCCTTTCCGGAAAATGTTTTCCAACAATAAGCATGTGAATTTTTATATGGGCAACCTGATTAAGATTAATCCCGGAGATAAAACTATAGAGACCGATACTGGAATTCTCAGCTATGATTATCTGGTATTGGCTTTGGGTACGGAATCTAATTTTTTCGGAATGGAAAATGTACGAAAGAATGCTCTTCCGATGAAAAATATAGAAGAAGCACTCTATCTTAGGAATCACATTTTGCTGACCTTTGAAGAAGCGGCACGTAATAAAGATATTAAACAGGCAGAAAAGCTTCAGAATATTGTCATTGCCGGAGGTGGTCCTACCGGAGTAGAACTGGCCGGAATGTTGGCAGAAATGGGAAAATATATAGCTAAAAAAGAATATCCGGAAATTAAGTTGGGACTCTCCCATCTGTATCTTGTGGATGCTCTTCCTTCCCTGCTTTCTCCTATGAGCGATTTGGCTAAGAAAACAGCTTACGAAAAATTAAAAGAACTAGGTGTTAAAATTATTCTGAATGCGTCTGTCAAAGATTATATAGACTGTAAAGTTATTTTAAGTGATGGTAAAACGATTGAAACAGAAACCCTGATCTGGACTTCCGGGGTAATTGGTAAAGAAGTTCCGGGGTTACCCGAAAAAAGTATTGGAAGAGGAAGAAGAATCCTTGTAGACGCTTATAATAAAGTGGTAGAAACCGAAAATATATATGCATTAGGCGATCTTTGTCTGATGCTTTCAGAGAAAAGATACCCTAATGGGCATCCTCAGTTGGCGCAGGTTGCCATTCAACAGGGAAAAAATCTGGCTGATAATTTTAAACGGATTGAAGACGAAAAGGTTTTGGAACCTTTTCAATATAATGATAAAGGAAGTATGGCCATTATATCAAAATACAATGCTGTAGTAGATCTTCCTAAGCATTCATTTAAAGGATTTATAGCCTGGCTTACCTGGCTTTTTATCCATATTATTCCTTTAATTGGCTTTAAGAATAAAATTCAGCTTGCTTTTGACTGGTTTCGTTTATTCATCACCAATAATCCTTCTATCAGGCTTATTCTTTATCCTAAAAGAAATACATAA
- a CDS encoding aldo/keto reductase produces MEKRKIKNTDLEVSPINFGGNVFGWTLDEKQSFDILDQFTTAGFNFIDTADTYSWWVNGKGGQSEEIIGKWMKSRNNRKDIVLATKVGSETKEHGFDISKKHILKSVDESLQRLQTDHIDLYYTHFDDHTTPVEETLSAYDEIIKAGKVRYIAASNLSPERLKASFEASEKNNLPKYVALQPHYNLLEREGFEKNYAPLAEEFGLSVFPYWSLAAGFLTGKYRDETDLAKSARGEGVRKYLNPKGIEVLKALDQVSEKHHSNQGTVALAWLLSNPLITAPIVSATSTSQLETLFNAPKLILDQEDIDLLNKVSL; encoded by the coding sequence ATGGAAAAAAGAAAGATCAAAAACACGGATCTAGAAGTATCTCCCATTAATTTCGGGGGGAATGTTTTCGGATGGACCCTTGACGAAAAACAATCCTTCGATATACTGGATCAGTTTACAACAGCCGGATTCAATTTTATAGATACCGCAGACACCTATTCCTGGTGGGTAAACGGAAAAGGAGGACAATCTGAAGAAATCATAGGAAAATGGATGAAAAGCCGTAATAACCGTAAGGATATTGTTCTGGCCACGAAGGTGGGTTCTGAAACGAAAGAGCATGGTTTTGATATCAGTAAAAAACACATTCTGAAATCTGTAGATGAGTCTCTTCAAAGACTTCAAACCGACCATATCGATCTTTATTACACTCATTTTGACGACCATACCACTCCGGTAGAAGAAACGCTTTCTGCCTATGATGAAATTATCAAAGCCGGGAAAGTTCGTTATATTGCAGCATCCAACCTTTCTCCTGAACGTTTAAAGGCATCCTTTGAAGCTTCTGAAAAAAATAATCTTCCTAAATATGTTGCCTTACAACCGCATTATAACTTATTGGAAAGAGAAGGATTTGAAAAAAACTATGCTCCTTTGGCAGAAGAGTTTGGCCTTAGTGTATTTCCATATTGGTCCCTGGCTGCAGGGTTCTTAACAGGAAAATACCGTGATGAAACAGATCTTGCTAAAAGCGCAAGAGGAGAAGGAGTAAGAAAATATTTAAATCCAAAAGGAATTGAAGTGTTAAAAGCGCTGGACCAGGTAAGTGAAAAGCATCACAGTAATCAGGGAACTGTGGCTTTGGCATGGCTGTTATCCAATCCATTGATTACAGCACCTATTGTAAGTGCTACAAGTACTTCACAACTTGAAACGCTGTTCAATGCTCCAAAACTTATTTTAGATCAGGAAGACATTGATTTGCTTAATAAAGTAAGCCTATAA
- a CDS encoding sulfite exporter TauE/SafE family protein: MILKIALLFAGTILAFWISAICGGGASLILIPILNLLLPSSLVPFSLTIGTFTSSASRIAVFKQHINWKIFLWFVPFSIPAVLLGAYLIKYVNPNYLQLMVAFFLIANLPQLFASKNKSEKIEKEYPKSALALIGFSAGFISGITGAVGLLFNRFYLKFGLKKEEIVATRAANEVFLHLIKLIIYISLGLYSNTALWLGIAIAVGAIVSSYTVKYILPHLSENLFKKIGYGAMVISGITLMTSTSGKIIQQDQIVINSSSTTHKKVYTMSWRDTRMVLEYKGKEGIEIEKSMQPEELSGHLKEKYHTLMEHYDEVRIEKVYVLGKKTSHEFYCYKDNVLTKFKA, translated from the coding sequence ATGATTTTAAAAATTGCCCTTTTATTCGCGGGAACCATTCTTGCATTCTGGATCAGTGCCATCTGTGGAGGTGGAGCAAGTCTTATTCTGATTCCGATCCTGAATCTTTTGCTTCCTAGCTCACTGGTTCCTTTTTCTTTAACGATCGGAACATTTACAAGTTCAGCTTCTCGTATTGCCGTATTTAAGCAGCATATCAACTGGAAAATATTTCTATGGTTTGTGCCGTTTTCTATTCCGGCTGTATTGCTGGGTGCTTACCTGATTAAATATGTGAATCCGAATTATCTGCAACTGATGGTAGCCTTCTTTCTGATTGCTAACCTTCCACAGCTTTTTGCTTCAAAAAATAAGTCTGAAAAAATTGAAAAAGAATACCCTAAATCTGCATTGGCACTTATTGGCTTTTCTGCTGGCTTTATTTCAGGAATTACAGGTGCTGTAGGTCTTCTATTTAACCGTTTTTATCTGAAATTCGGACTTAAAAAAGAGGAAATTGTAGCAACCCGTGCTGCCAATGAAGTATTTCTTCACCTTATTAAACTTATCATTTATATTTCGTTGGGTTTATATTCCAATACGGCACTTTGGTTGGGAATTGCCATTGCAGTCGGTGCTATTGTCTCTTCTTATACTGTGAAATATATTCTACCGCATTTAAGTGAAAATCTGTTTAAAAAGATAGGGTATGGCGCTATGGTTATTTCCGGAATCACTTTAATGACAAGTACTTCAGGAAAGATCATTCAACAGGATCAGATTGTCATCAATTCTTCATCCACAACGCATAAAAAGGTCTATACCATGTCTTGGAGGGATACTCGTATGGTATTGGAATACAAAGGTAAAGAGGGAATAGAAATAGAAAAGAGTATGCAGCCCGAAGAACTATCCGGACATCTGAAAGAAAAGTATCATACGCTCATGGAACATTACGATGAAGTTCGTATTGAAAAAGTATATGTGTTAGGAAAAAAAACATCTCATGAGTTTTATTGCTATAAAGACAATGTGCTTACAAAATTTAAAGCTTAA
- a CDS encoding SDR family oxidoreductase — MKNSRKPPFFGETVVITGASSGIGKATAEAFAEQGADLVLAARNEEALKETAEICRNMGVAVLAVPTDVSVAEEVVHLVDEALEFSGKIDYWVNNAGVLAFGKFEEIPIDVTDQVIKTNLLGYMHSAHAILPVFKRQKKGVLLNNISIGGWMPAPYGAAYTASKYGIRGMTETLQGEVSDFPDIHICALYPGFQKSSGIEHAANYSGIKLSTPPPSFDPRKLAASIVKTAKNPMEASYPDWSAVAFKNLYEIFPGLVRYVSSATMRMVMKKAKKDEYSEGNVLESSKGNLGIDGKSLFSMSAKPLMWTAAGVLGIVAVRLLFSGISKKVNEA, encoded by the coding sequence ATGAAAAATAGTAGAAAACCTCCATTCTTTGGAGAAACAGTAGTTATTACCGGAGCATCCAGCGGAATTGGAAAGGCTACAGCAGAAGCCTTTGCTGAGCAAGGTGCTGATCTTGTTCTTGCTGCCCGTAATGAGGAAGCTTTAAAAGAAACCGCAGAAATATGCAGAAATATGGGAGTAGCTGTTCTGGCTGTTCCTACTGACGTTTCCGTAGCAGAAGAAGTTGTACATCTTGTAGATGAAGCCCTGGAATTCAGTGGTAAAATTGATTATTGGGTAAATAATGCAGGCGTTCTAGCCTTTGGAAAATTTGAAGAAATTCCGATAGATGTTACTGATCAGGTCATTAAGACGAATCTTCTGGGATATATGCATTCGGCACATGCCATATTACCCGTTTTTAAGCGTCAGAAAAAAGGAGTTTTGCTTAATAATATTTCAATTGGCGGTTGGATGCCGGCTCCTTATGGAGCAGCTTATACGGCTTCAAAATATGGTATTCGGGGAATGACTGAAACCCTGCAGGGAGAAGTGTCAGATTTTCCAGATATTCATATCTGTGCGTTGTACCCTGGGTTTCAGAAATCTTCAGGCATTGAACACGCAGCCAATTATTCGGGCATAAAACTCAGTACTCCTCCGCCTTCATTTGATCCTAGAAAACTGGCAGCATCTATTGTAAAAACAGCCAAAAATCCCATGGAAGCTTCTTATCCCGACTGGTCTGCCGTAGCTTTCAAAAATTTATATGAGATATTTCCGGGATTAGTCCGGTATGTTTCTTCAGCAACAATGCGAATGGTGATGAAAAAAGCAAAAAAAGATGAGTATTCAGAAGGGAATGTACTGGAATCTTCAAAAGGAAATTTGGGGATTGACGGAAAATCATTGTTCTCAATGTCTGCCAAACCATTGATGTGGACTGCAGCCGGAGTTTTGGGAATTGTTGCTGTCCGACTTTTATTTTCAGGAATTTCAAAAAAGGTCAATGAGGCTTAA